In the genome of Vibrio sp. NTOU-M3, one region contains:
- a CDS encoding ExeA family protein, whose protein sequence is MYLEHFGLKQAPFHLTPDTEMFLGLAPHYEAIQTVLAALAMDEGVIKVSGEVGTGKTMVCRMLINQMGDDVQLVYLPNPALDGDELRQAIARELGLESSTVTVVGDIQERLLALNKQNKSVVLVVDEAQALSDEALEVLRLFGNLETEQSKLLQIVLFGQPELDERLARHHLRQLRQRISYNVSLRALNFNEVVAYIDSRLIKAGGVSSIFNLAQKKAIWRASQGIPRLINQITSKAMVLACCQATMQVSNHQLYDAIHDTFDSCKPRFKSPRLWGWSNT, encoded by the coding sequence ATGTATTTGGAGCACTTTGGTCTTAAGCAAGCCCCATTTCATCTAACCCCAGACACAGAAATGTTTTTAGGGTTAGCCCCACACTATGAAGCGATTCAAACTGTGTTAGCTGCGTTAGCCATGGATGAAGGGGTGATTAAAGTCAGCGGAGAGGTGGGGACCGGAAAAACTATGGTTTGTCGGATGTTGATAAACCAAATGGGAGACGATGTTCAACTGGTTTATTTACCGAATCCCGCTTTAGATGGTGATGAGCTACGTCAAGCTATTGCTAGAGAGCTTGGATTGGAAAGTAGCACTGTTACGGTCGTCGGTGATATTCAGGAACGGTTGCTTGCTTTAAATAAACAAAACAAAAGTGTTGTTCTGGTTGTCGATGAAGCCCAAGCACTTAGCGATGAAGCATTAGAAGTGTTGCGTTTATTTGGCAACCTCGAAACGGAACAAAGCAAATTGTTGCAAATCGTGTTGTTTGGACAACCTGAACTTGATGAACGGTTAGCACGGCACCACTTACGCCAGCTTCGTCAACGAATTAGCTACAATGTTTCTTTGCGTGCTTTAAATTTCAATGAAGTTGTTGCTTATATCGATAGCCGCTTAATAAAAGCAGGTGGCGTGAGTTCGATATTCAACCTTGCTCAAAAAAAAGCCATTTGGCGAGCAAGCCAAGGAATACCTCGGCTGATCAACCAAATCACCAGTAAAGCAATGGTATTAGCGTGTTGCCAAGCTACGATGCAGGTGAGCAATCACCAGTTATATGACGCCATTCACGATACTTTTGATAGCTGTAAGCCTAGATTTAAAAGCCCGCGCTTGTGGGGATGGAGTAACACATGA
- the mshL gene encoding pilus (MSHA type) biogenesis protein MshL produces MRKLVLAITIASLAGCSMGHRDPVEAKSALNQAINESNSKAIDVLPASVEADLMPELDSAVSPENQTLKRYRIKADAVEARAFFTSLVRGTEYSAAIHPAVKGKVTVNLTDVTLDEVLSVIRDMYGYEIELSGKVIQVYPADLRTVTLPVDYLQFKRSGRSLTSITTGTITNTDTDSDSSSSSSSSSSSNSSGSSSSSSAKGGTEIETISESDFWPQLQTAVAQLIGSGDGQSVVVTPQASLITIRAYPDQIREVRNFIGASQERMHRQVILEAKILEVTLSDGYQQGINWSKAFSSNGTDFTIGQGSLPQDPGFTLPGLDAIGTLLAGQSNIVISSGSFDAVLNFMATQGDLNVLSSPRVTASNNQKAVIKVGTDEYYVTDLSSVVGSGDNANPAPEVELTPFFSGISLDVTPQIDDAGNVLLHVHPAVIEVDEQVKEIGYGNTSITLPLARSSIRESDSVIRAQDGDVVVIGGLMKSNTFDRVSKVPLLGDIPGVGHLFRNKSKLTEKTELVILLKPTVVGVNTWQKELERSRDLLQEWFPEEDSQ; encoded by the coding sequence ATGCGTAAACTCGTTTTAGCTATCACCATCGCCTCACTGGCAGGATGCTCAATGGGACACCGGGATCCGGTGGAAGCAAAAAGTGCCCTTAATCAGGCGATTAATGAGTCTAATAGCAAAGCTATCGATGTGTTGCCTGCATCTGTGGAAGCAGATTTAATGCCTGAGTTAGACTCGGCAGTCTCACCAGAAAATCAAACGTTGAAACGTTACCGTATTAAAGCGGATGCCGTGGAAGCTCGTGCATTTTTTACCAGTTTAGTGCGTGGCACGGAATACAGCGCAGCCATTCACCCTGCCGTAAAAGGGAAAGTGACGGTTAACCTTACTGATGTCACCCTTGATGAAGTGCTTTCGGTGATCCGTGATATGTACGGCTATGAGATTGAACTCTCAGGAAAAGTCATTCAAGTTTATCCAGCCGATCTTCGTACAGTGACCCTTCCTGTCGATTATTTGCAGTTTAAGCGTTCGGGACGTTCGCTAACATCAATCACAACCGGAACAATTACAAACACAGACACGGATTCAGACTCCTCTTCTTCGTCTTCAAGCTCATCTTCATCAAATTCTTCTGGTAGCAGTAGCTCAAGCAGTGCCAAAGGTGGAACTGAAATCGAGACCATCAGTGAAAGTGATTTTTGGCCACAGTTACAAACGGCCGTTGCTCAGCTGATTGGCTCTGGTGATGGTCAAAGTGTAGTGGTTACCCCACAAGCCAGTTTAATTACCATCCGTGCTTACCCTGATCAGATTCGTGAAGTTCGAAATTTTATTGGAGCTTCACAAGAGCGCATGCATCGCCAAGTGATCTTAGAGGCAAAAATTCTAGAAGTGACCTTGAGCGATGGTTATCAACAAGGCATTAACTGGTCTAAAGCTTTTTCTTCTAATGGTACCGACTTCACTATTGGTCAGGGAAGTCTTCCACAAGACCCGGGTTTTACGCTACCTGGTTTAGATGCGATCGGTACCTTACTCGCAGGACAAAGTAATATTGTTATTTCCAGTGGTAGCTTCGATGCTGTGTTGAATTTCATGGCAACTCAAGGTGATCTGAATGTTCTGTCCAGTCCGAGAGTAACGGCATCGAATAACCAGAAAGCTGTGATCAAAGTGGGTACCGATGAGTATTATGTAACGGACTTATCGAGCGTTGTTGGAAGTGGTGATAACGCAAATCCAGCACCAGAAGTTGAGCTTACGCCATTCTTTTCTGGCATCTCTCTTGATGTGACGCCACAAATTGATGATGCGGGGAATGTGTTATTGCATGTGCACCCTGCAGTGATTGAAGTGGATGAACAGGTGAAAGAAATTGGTTATGGCAACACCAGTATTACCTTGCCTTTAGCTCGCAGCTCAATTCGTGAGTCTGACTCGGTGATTCGTGCTCAAGATGGTGATGTAGTGGTCATTGGTGGTCTGATGAAATCCAATACGTTCGACCGAGTATCAAAAGTACCATTATTAGGTGATATACCGGGTGTAGGTCATTTATTCCGAAATAAGTCGAAGCTGACAGAAAAAACCGAATTGGTCATTTTGCTCAAGCCGACGGTGGTCGGTGTGAACACTTGGCAAAAAGAATTGGAACGCTCGCGTGACTTGTTGCAAGAGTGGTTCCCCGAAGAAGATAGCCAGTAA
- a CDS encoding tetratricopeptide repeat protein: protein MSAINDALTDLAEKRRSTQNIVRADVPKIKQRPVLPWLIAGFTLSMAMGGWAVSQSQPISVTQPSYSSQPINGEQASVEVMLAPSPTSKKSRTDSELYFASNSVAQPTGTTEKAEPVPVKKITTSKTAPVKEHRENTNPIQPQNVIVEQVELSPEQLAQKAIIRAEKAMESNKLDEALTQFQIALRHTPSDSNVRKKLAALYYGKGDTRKAAELLQKGIRQYPNDEDVRIALAKLLIKENQQQAALVPLMQLTKPASVKYLSLRAALAQKANQDALALESYQQLVQLEPENGRWWLGLGIQQERALNLTSAQQSYKKALLKVGISSQSQQFIRDRLTLLSRLEEKPNAN from the coding sequence ATGAGTGCTATTAATGATGCGCTAACGGATTTAGCTGAAAAGCGTCGCTCAACACAGAATATTGTAAGAGCAGACGTACCAAAAATTAAACAACGGCCTGTTTTACCTTGGCTTATCGCTGGATTTACTTTAAGTATGGCGATGGGCGGTTGGGCGGTGTCACAATCCCAACCAATTTCCGTTACGCAGCCTAGCTATTCTTCTCAACCTATCAATGGCGAGCAAGCCAGTGTTGAGGTTATGCTTGCCCCATCACCGACAAGCAAAAAGAGCCGTACCGATAGCGAACTTTATTTTGCCTCTAATTCTGTAGCCCAACCGACTGGAACAACAGAAAAAGCTGAACCGGTTCCAGTGAAGAAAATTACAACTTCAAAGACCGCTCCCGTAAAAGAACATCGAGAAAACACCAACCCAATCCAACCTCAAAATGTCATTGTTGAGCAAGTGGAGCTTTCTCCGGAACAATTGGCTCAAAAGGCCATCATTCGTGCAGAAAAAGCCATGGAGAGCAACAAGCTAGATGAGGCATTAACCCAGTTTCAAATAGCACTTCGACATACCCCTTCTGATAGCAATGTGAGAAAGAAACTGGCGGCACTTTATTATGGGAAAGGGGATACCCGCAAGGCGGCAGAGCTGTTGCAGAAAGGGATCCGGCAATATCCAAATGATGAAGATGTACGTATAGCACTGGCTAAGTTGCTAATAAAAGAGAATCAACAGCAAGCGGCTTTAGTGCCACTGATGCAACTAACCAAGCCTGCCAGCGTAAAATATTTGTCTCTGCGAGCCGCATTAGCTCAGAAGGCCAATCAGGATGCATTAGCGCTTGAAAGCTATCAACAACTGGTTCAGTTAGAACCAGAGAATGGACGCTGGTGGCTTGGGTTAGGTATTCAACAAGAGCGAGCTCTTAACCTCACTTCTGCACAACAATCCTATAAGAAAGCGCTGTTGAAAGTCGGCATTTCGAGTCAATCACAACAATTTATTCGCGATCGGCTAACGCTACTCAGCCGTCTAGAGGAGAAGCCGAATGCAAATTAA
- a CDS encoding MSHA biogenesis protein MshI, with the protein MKMHSILGKFKKQNDSAECVNAIIQPSAIYLTTPSNALPQHTPLKGQPWVEVLLSILQTSAKKGSQVNLVLHSGLYQTYQIEKPNLPNDELQVALPFLLKDLISEKVTEIIADASVLPGSNKLQAYVISKSVILELHRKLAGVDLRLGKVLVEEEVWAHSVDEPNDFLLLQRSKESGYKVSAYVAGSCAFQRHIRGITPPLTGVASSVLQLDGIALELQRSIDYLSSQLRGTSIHQMKICCDEEEQQELANALAERLSVKVSALSERNDESGLVLSRCVTRIESEEINLYPEYLKPKKDYFSLPFIVACWAGIAVLLLAVFGLFQFQQAKLERELHVQRAQETEFTQQLTSLNQRLARHKPSPEKVAAVARLKLEIQSKQDSMTAMGEYDESQQVGYSGVMRSLAQLGRDDIALRQIRMDAHSLDLQGVAREPKAIPNWVRQFKQELNLIGRTFEKLKIGRNEKEIITFELTAKDGGQP; encoded by the coding sequence ATGAAGATGCACTCAATTTTAGGTAAATTCAAAAAACAGAATGATTCGGCTGAATGTGTGAATGCCATTATTCAACCCAGCGCTATCTATCTTACTACACCATCGAATGCGTTACCTCAACATACCCCTCTCAAAGGGCAACCATGGGTTGAGGTGCTTCTTTCTATTCTTCAAACATCAGCAAAGAAAGGAAGCCAAGTTAACCTTGTCCTGCATTCTGGTTTGTATCAGACCTATCAGATAGAGAAGCCCAATCTTCCTAATGATGAACTTCAAGTCGCCCTCCCATTTCTACTTAAAGATCTCATTTCAGAAAAAGTCACAGAAATCATTGCCGATGCTTCCGTGTTACCAGGAAGTAATAAGCTTCAGGCGTACGTGATTTCCAAGTCCGTTATTCTGGAGTTGCACCGAAAGCTAGCAGGAGTCGACCTGCGTCTTGGAAAAGTTCTAGTTGAAGAGGAAGTGTGGGCACATTCGGTAGACGAACCGAACGATTTTCTGTTACTCCAACGTAGTAAAGAGAGTGGTTATAAAGTTAGTGCATACGTAGCAGGAAGCTGTGCTTTCCAACGCCATATCCGAGGTATAACGCCTCCTTTAACCGGTGTTGCTAGTAGTGTCTTGCAGTTAGATGGTATCGCACTTGAACTGCAGCGATCGATTGACTATTTATCCTCTCAGCTACGTGGAACGTCGATCCACCAAATGAAAATTTGCTGTGATGAAGAAGAGCAGCAAGAACTCGCAAATGCCTTAGCAGAGCGCTTAAGTGTGAAAGTGAGTGCTCTTTCTGAGCGAAATGATGAGTCGGGGTTAGTCTTATCCCGCTGTGTTACACGCATCGAATCTGAAGAAATTAACCTATATCCCGAGTACTTAAAACCTAAAAAAGATTACTTCAGTCTTCCGTTCATTGTTGCATGTTGGGCGGGGATAGCCGTGTTATTACTTGCCGTATTCGGATTGTTTCAATTTCAACAAGCTAAGCTTGAACGCGAGTTACACGTGCAAAGGGCGCAAGAAACCGAGTTTACTCAACAACTCACGAGCTTGAATCAGCGTTTGGCACGTCATAAGCCTTCCCCTGAAAAAGTGGCTGCGGTTGCGCGGCTTAAATTGGAAATTCAATCGAAACAAGACTCCATGACAGCGATGGGCGAATACGATGAATCACAACAAGTTGGCTATTCTGGCGTCATGCGTTCATTGGCCCAGTTAGGCCGTGATGATATAGCATTGCGTCAGATCCGCATGGATGCTCACTCTCTTGATCTTCAGGGAGTCGCTCGAGAACCTAAGGCAATACCAAATTGGGTGAGACAATTTAAACAAGAGTTGAACCTCATTGGTCGAACGTTTGAAAAGCTAAAAATTGGTCGCAATGAAAAGGAAATCATTACCTTCGAGCTGACAGCGAAAGATGGAGGTCAACCATGA
- a CDS encoding MSHA biogenesis protein MshK has protein sequence MVKWWFVFSCLISASSFAASDPTAPLDWTQSTSPQSNSKKAVYSLPKLQSIICVNGSDCQAIMGNKVLERGQVINGFRVINIDAEFVTVSKEKRQWKLELFSKDVKQ, from the coding sequence GTGGTTAAATGGTGGTTTGTATTTAGCTGTTTGATTTCGGCAAGTAGTTTTGCTGCCAGTGATCCAACTGCACCATTAGATTGGACTCAATCAACTTCCCCTCAATCGAATAGTAAAAAAGCTGTTTATTCGTTACCTAAACTGCAAAGCATTATCTGCGTTAACGGCTCAGACTGTCAGGCGATTATGGGTAATAAAGTATTGGAGCGTGGGCAAGTGATTAATGGCTTTCGAGTCATCAACATTGATGCCGAATTCGTGACGGTTTCAAAGGAGAAAAGGCAGTGGAAATTAGAACTTTTCTCTAAAGATGTAAAACAATAA
- the pilO gene encoding type 4a pilus biogenesis protein PilO, with protein sequence MKQQWQQLSDKFASLSGREKGLISICGFVAIFIGLAVLLVEPSLKANNELKKQIAATQVNNQRLEGEILTVTAKLKKDPDQEINIEYSQLLTESQNLSQQLAKIIENLISPSEMAQLLEEVLTESKELHLVSLESLPAEPITSDSEGKDYTGYYLHPVRVELTGSYFNILAYLEALESLPVKYYWRSFTYKVESYPSARLVMEVYTLGTRQEFIGG encoded by the coding sequence ATGAAGCAGCAGTGGCAACAACTAAGTGATAAGTTTGCTTCCTTAAGTGGTCGTGAAAAGGGACTGATCTCAATATGTGGTTTTGTGGCCATTTTTATCGGCCTTGCCGTGTTATTGGTTGAGCCATCATTGAAGGCAAATAACGAATTGAAGAAACAAATTGCCGCTACTCAAGTGAATAACCAGCGTTTAGAAGGCGAAATTCTGACGGTGACCGCCAAACTTAAGAAAGATCCCGATCAAGAGATCAATATCGAATACAGCCAGTTATTGACAGAAAGCCAGAATTTATCGCAACAATTGGCGAAGATCATCGAAAATCTCATTTCTCCTTCGGAAATGGCACAGTTATTGGAAGAGGTTTTAACGGAGAGCAAGGAATTGCATCTGGTTTCTTTAGAGTCATTGCCAGCCGAGCCCATTACATCGGACTCTGAAGGGAAAGACTATACTGGTTATTACTTACATCCTGTGCGTGTGGAATTGACGGGCAGTTACTTCAATATTCTGGCTTATCTTGAAGCGTTGGAGTCACTACCAGTGAAGTATTATTGGCGTAGCTTTACCTACAAAGTGGAAAGCTATCCGTCAGCTCGATTAGTCATGGAAGTGTATACCTTGGGAACAAGACAGGAGTTTATTGGTGGTTAA